A window from Salvia miltiorrhiza cultivar Shanhuang (shh) chromosome 2, IMPLAD_Smil_shh, whole genome shotgun sequence encodes these proteins:
- the LOC131012403 gene encoding uncharacterized protein LOC131012403, translated as MGDEEIASSSSSTTEKQQLQQAILQISSLISLSHSIKVFTAKWQSARSKLEELISNLAAIENCELSGNPSLSEALEKILSTLTNCDGLARRCSESSYSGKLLMQSDLDMLSAKLDAHITSFREIYSAGLLEQSHALVVSRPAASASKDDVRFYLNDVVSRLKIGSKTMKREALIALNQVIREDDRYVKIGAEIEGFLSILVNLLDFQDTEVQEEAARAVCLIAGFPPCKAELIAAGAIAPLIRVVESGSEPSKEFAARCLIKMTENSDNVWAVSAHGGVPALLKICCGENGGCGSELVCLACGVLKNLVAVEEIKRFMVEDGGIAGLVELAGSRDEAAQMSALDLLQTMAYRDESIRETIIAYGGIPTLVRILDPASPVSTKTREVALRGITSICLSWESSVMSCGFADHILHFLRFGEVPLQELGLKAAFWLCGASEQAKKVMGDAGFMPLLLKFLDSKSFEMREIAAETLSLMLLVPRNRKRFVQSDQDVAVLMQMLAPDQPNSGNKKLLLSILMSLSRSNSARKKMLSSGYLKNIEKLAEEDDVSDAKKIVRKLSSSRFRNVLNVFWHS; from the coding sequence atgGGCGACGAAGAAATCGCCTCGTCATCGTCATCTACAACAGAAAAGCAACAATTACAGCAGGCAATTCTGCAAATTTCTTCGTTAATTTCCCTCTCCCACTCGATTAAAGTGTTCACGGCGAAATGGCAGTCGGCGAGGAGCAAGCTCGAGGAACTGATCTCGAACCTCGCCGCCATCGAGAACTGCGAATTGAGCGGGAATCCGTCGCTGTCGGAGGCGCTGGAGAAGATTCTAAGCACACTCACAAACTGCGACGGCCTCGCGCGGCGGTGCTCGGAGTCCTCCTACAGCGGGAAGCTCCTCATGCAGAGCGATCTCGACATGCTGTCGGCGAAGCTCGACGCCCACATCACCAGCTTCCGCGAAATCTACTCCGCCGGCCTGCTGGAGCAGAGCCACGCCCTTGTTGTGTCAAGGcccgccgcctccgcctccaAGGACGACGTGCGTTTCTACCTCAACGACGTCGTTTCCAGGCTCAAAATCGGGAGCAAGACAATGAAGAGGGAAGCCCTCATTGCCTTGAACCAAGTCATTCGAGAAGATGATAGATATGTCAAGATTGGCGCCGAGATTGAAGGTTTTTTAAGCATTCTTGTCAATTTACTTGATTTTCAAGACACGGAGGTGCAGGAGGAGGCCGCGAGAGCCGTGTGCTTGATCGCCGGCTTCCCGCCCTGCAAAGCCGAGCTGATCGCCGCCGGCGCGATTGCACCGCTGATCAGAGTGGTGGAGAGTGGGAGCGAGCCGAGCAAGGAGTTTGCAGCAAGGTGTCTGATAAAAATGACGGAGAATTCCGACAACGTTTGGGCTGTTTCCGCCCACGGCGGCGTGCCGGCCCTGTTGAAAATTTGCTGCGGCGAAAACGGCGGGTGCGGGAGCGAGCTGGTCTGCTTGGCGTGCGGGGTGTTGAAGAACCtggtggcggtggaggagataAAGAGATTCATGGTGGAAGACGGCGGCATTGCAGGGCTGGTGGAGCTGGCCGGGAGCAGGGACGAGGCGGCGCAGATGAGCGCTCTTGATCTGCTGCAGACGATGGCGTATAGAGACGAATCCATTAGAGAAACGATCATTGCGTATGGTGGGATTCCGACACTTGTCCGAATCCTGGATCCCGCGTCACCGGTTTCGACTAAAACAAGAGAGGTCGCACTGAGAGGAATCACGAGCATATGTCTGTCGTGGGAGAGCTCGGTGATGAGCTGCGGATTTGCAGATCACATACTGCATTTTCTTCGATTCGGAGAGGTTCCGCTGCAGGAACTGGGTCTCAAGGCCGCCTTCTGGCTCTGCGGAGCATCGGAGCAGGCGAAGAAGGTGATGGGGGATGCAGGATTCATGCCGCTTCTTCTCAAGTTTCTCGATTCCAAATCCTTCGAGATGCGGGAAATCGCGGCGGAGACGCTGTCGCTCATGCTCCTGGTGCCCAGGAACAGGAAGAGGTTCGTGCAGAGTGATCAAGACGTCGCCGTTTTGATGCAGATGCTTGCTCCCGACCAACCCAACTCCGGTAATAAGAAGCTTCTGCTTTCGATTTTGATGTCGCTCTCGCGGAGTAATAGTGCGAGGAAGAAGATGTTGAGCTCGGGATACCTTAAAAACATCGAGAAGCTAGCGGAGGAGGATGACGTCTCCGATGCCAAGAAGATTGTCAGGAAATTGTCTTCCAGTAGATTTCGCAATGTTCTCAATGTTTTCTGGCATTCTTGA